A stretch of Synechococcus sp. WH 8020 DNA encodes these proteins:
- the mnmH gene encoding tRNA 2-selenouridine(34) synthase MnmH: MSGMGSTNVSGINQFRATDGTLVDVRTPSEFAQGHWPGAINIPLFTDEQRAVVGRAYKQKGRKQAIELGLSFTGPALVDLSKALTKAAGGPDQPLRLYCWRGGMRSNSMAWLAALQDHPTLVLEGGYKVYRRWVLEQFERRWPVQLLGGRTGTGKTDLLIALQSFNVAVVDLEGLAHHRGSSFGGLGQPHQPSTEHYENRLAEALDGYRKQHATQIWLEAESSSVGCCRIPKALFMQMQQAPVLEIRRSLEERIDQLVAVYACQDPDQLQQATERIQRRLGPQRTQAALEAIRDRRWRDACSAMLDYYDRCYDHELKQAKETSNLDLSGRSPRDAAIELLDTGRVVPIDAP; encoded by the coding sequence ATGTCAGGGATGGGATCCACAAACGTGAGCGGAATCAATCAGTTTCGGGCGACGGACGGAACGCTGGTTGATGTACGCACTCCATCCGAATTTGCCCAGGGTCATTGGCCTGGCGCGATCAACATCCCCCTGTTTACCGATGAACAGAGAGCCGTTGTGGGTCGTGCCTACAAGCAAAAGGGCCGCAAACAAGCCATCGAGCTCGGCCTGAGCTTCACCGGCCCAGCCCTTGTTGATCTCTCCAAAGCTCTAACGAAGGCAGCTGGAGGCCCCGACCAGCCGCTTCGGCTGTATTGCTGGCGGGGGGGGATGCGCTCCAACAGCATGGCCTGGCTTGCGGCACTTCAGGACCATCCCACCCTTGTGCTCGAAGGTGGCTACAAGGTGTATCGCCGCTGGGTGCTCGAGCAATTTGAACGGCGCTGGCCAGTCCAGCTCCTGGGCGGAAGAACGGGCACTGGAAAGACAGATCTCCTGATCGCCTTGCAATCGTTCAATGTGGCTGTGGTGGATTTGGAGGGCTTGGCGCATCACCGTGGAAGCAGCTTCGGTGGTCTTGGCCAACCCCATCAACCCAGCACTGAGCATTACGAGAATCGACTCGCTGAAGCCTTGGATGGCTATCGGAAACAACACGCCACACAAATTTGGCTGGAAGCAGAGAGCTCCTCGGTGGGCTGCTGCCGCATCCCGAAAGCACTGTTCATGCAGATGCAACAGGCACCGGTGCTGGAAATTCGCCGCAGTCTCGAGGAGCGGATTGATCAGCTCGTGGCGGTGTATGCCTGCCAAGACCCCGATCAGCTGCAACAAGCTACGGAACGCATCCAGCGCAGGCTCGGGCCTCAAAGGACCCAAGCAGCCTTAGAAGCGATCAGAGATCGGCGCTGGCGCGATGCTTGCAGCGCGATGCTCGACTATTACGACCGCTGCTATGACCACGAGCTCAAACAAGCCAAAGAAACATCGAATCTTGATCTCAGTGGCCGCAGTCCACGGGATGCGGCAATAGAACTGCTGGACACCGGTCGCGTTGTACCGATCGATGCCCCTTAA
- a CDS encoding urea transporter, which produces MQADAPSIYELLQELLPPPPPPVERKGLFAEQHFPTGSWGSALRSFSQVIFINHPLSGALLLLAFLIQSPWMALLAVLGMATANAVSKLLNLGQSLRDQGIHGFNGALVGCAAAVLSDSSSVKDAGLIAVLVAFGGGLTTLMLELWRRRFHRRGDPPALTLPFCLITWGLVALVSPRMPDTIETVKVAASPTAAQVLVIGLPHSFGQVFLCSDLVSGWLVLLAVAIASPIAAALGACGALAGMLTALASGTDTAAVAQGLWGYNGVLVAIALGGIFHVPGRRTLVLALLGAGLASLLQALQGRLMGNLPALTLSFVITTWMMQRLAGRTLPALIPVALHAVVTPEEHRKRFLVASELLGSFRRNLRQRVDGMAPLVGREQPQIQLNSQMQHLFDQLDQNRDGHLSLNELRNALVSGGGSNKTHLRRTSSLNNQLLATMASMDLNGDGHIDSAEFSKLIQRLQRLREGEERLLLYLMPVDANGNDRLDQDELARLLKSIGQAPLTAGEQALVFRNQQQSLSWHDFVDRLLLS; this is translated from the coding sequence ATGCAAGCTGACGCACCCTCTATTTATGAGCTGCTGCAAGAGCTCCTGCCTCCGCCGCCACCGCCGGTAGAACGAAAGGGTTTGTTTGCTGAACAGCATTTCCCGACAGGCTCCTGGGGAAGCGCTCTACGCAGCTTTTCCCAAGTGATCTTTATCAACCATCCACTCAGTGGTGCCCTGCTGCTGCTGGCCTTTCTGATCCAATCGCCGTGGATGGCTCTCTTGGCTGTGTTGGGGATGGCTACAGCAAACGCCGTTTCCAAGCTGCTGAATCTTGGCCAAAGCCTGCGCGATCAGGGAATCCACGGCTTCAACGGTGCACTTGTGGGATGTGCCGCGGCAGTGCTCTCAGACTCCAGCTCAGTGAAAGATGCCGGGCTGATCGCGGTGTTAGTGGCGTTCGGAGGCGGACTCACAACGCTGATGCTCGAACTGTGGCGTCGCCGCTTTCATCGCCGCGGAGACCCGCCGGCACTCACCCTGCCGTTCTGCCTGATCACCTGGGGACTTGTGGCATTGGTGAGCCCTCGAATGCCAGACACCATCGAGACGGTGAAAGTGGCTGCTTCCCCTACTGCAGCTCAGGTGTTGGTTATCGGACTTCCCCACAGCTTCGGACAAGTCTTTCTCTGCTCCGACCTTGTCAGCGGATGGCTCGTACTCCTTGCCGTTGCTATCGCAAGCCCCATCGCCGCCGCGCTCGGAGCGTGCGGCGCCCTGGCGGGAATGTTGACCGCCTTGGCAAGCGGTACTGACACCGCTGCTGTGGCCCAAGGACTATGGGGTTACAACGGCGTTTTGGTTGCGATCGCCCTCGGCGGAATCTTCCACGTGCCCGGACGCAGAACCCTGGTCCTAGCTCTCCTGGGAGCAGGGCTTGCCAGCCTGCTACAGGCGCTACAGGGGAGGTTGATGGGCAACCTTCCAGCTCTCACCCTGAGCTTCGTGATCACAACTTGGATGATGCAGCGTCTGGCTGGCCGAACACTACCGGCACTGATTCCTGTTGCCCTACATGCAGTCGTCACCCCTGAGGAACACCGCAAACGGTTTCTCGTGGCAAGTGAACTGCTGGGCTCCTTCCGCCGCAACCTGCGACAGAGGGTGGACGGCATGGCCCCCCTCGTCGGGAGAGAACAGCCACAAATCCAGCTGAATAGCCAGATGCAACATCTCTTCGATCAGCTCGACCAAAATCGTGATGGCCATCTCAGCCTTAACGAGCTTCGCAATGCGCTGGTGTCAGGAGGTGGCAGCAATAAAACCCATCTGCGCCGAACGTCATCCCTGAACAATCAATTGTTGGCAACGATGGCTTCCATGGATCTCAATGGCGATGGCCATATCGACTCCGCTGAATTCAGCAAGCTCATCCAACGCTTGCAACGACTCCGAGAGGGAGAGGAGCGGTTGCTGCTGTACTTAATGCCCGTCGATGCCAATGGCAACGATCGTCTCGATCAAGATGAATTAGCTCGACTGCTGAAGAGCATCGGCCAAGCGCCGCTCACCGCCGGGGAACAAGCGTTGGTGTTCCGAAACCAGCAACAAAGCCTTAGCTGGCACGATTTCGTGGATCGCTTGTTGTTGAGCTAA
- a CDS encoding class I SAM-dependent methyltransferase, whose amino-acid sequence MASSLTEIAYRTIQQGRSLAGLAHKELSTKAMELLAPDVVPNTEPVPDALLNELRRSLSALQDIDWQESEQGLYPSSLLFDIPWLEWAERYPRIWLDLPSNWARRRARNVQDIPETHDKELYPDYYLQNFHHQTDGYLSDHSAELYDLQVDILFNGAADAMRRRLIAPLKRGLKRFSDRPEASLRILDVATGTGRTLHQIRAALPKASLFGLDLSESYLRQANRWLNKGNDSLVQLLQGNGESMPFGDESMQAVTCVFLMHELPAEARQAVLNDAYRLLEPGGVLVLADSIQLKDSPQYSVAMDNFRRIFHEPFYRDFISDDIESRLSNAGFTGISAESHFMVRVWTANKP is encoded by the coding sequence ATGGCGTCGAGCCTGACTGAAATCGCTTACCGCACCATCCAGCAGGGACGAAGCCTGGCAGGACTGGCCCATAAGGAGCTAAGCACCAAAGCCATGGAGCTGTTGGCACCCGACGTTGTTCCCAACACAGAACCTGTTCCCGACGCATTACTGAACGAACTTCGACGCTCATTAAGCGCCCTTCAGGACATCGATTGGCAGGAGTCAGAACAAGGTCTCTATCCCTCATCTCTGCTGTTTGACATCCCCTGGTTGGAATGGGCGGAGCGCTACCCACGCATTTGGCTTGATCTTCCCTCGAATTGGGCTAGACGGCGAGCTCGCAACGTCCAGGACATTCCAGAGACGCACGACAAAGAGTTGTATCCGGATTACTACTTACAAAACTTCCATCACCAAACCGATGGATATCTCAGCGATCACTCTGCTGAGCTCTACGACTTGCAAGTCGACATTTTGTTCAATGGCGCCGCAGACGCCATGCGCCGAAGGCTGATCGCTCCCTTGAAACGGGGTTTGAAACGGTTTAGTGATCGCCCTGAAGCCAGTCTGCGCATTCTTGACGTGGCGACAGGAACCGGTCGGACCCTCCATCAAATCCGAGCTGCACTTCCGAAAGCTTCACTCTTTGGTCTGGATCTCTCGGAATCCTATTTGCGTCAGGCCAATCGTTGGTTGAATAAGGGGAACGACAGCCTCGTGCAACTGCTCCAAGGCAATGGAGAATCCATGCCATTTGGTGATGAAAGCATGCAGGCGGTGACCTGCGTTTTCCTGATGCATGAGCTTCCTGCCGAGGCGCGGCAGGCCGTTCTCAATGATGCGTACCGATTGCTCGAGCCCGGTGGCGTTCTAGTTCTTGCCGACTCGATTCAACTCAAAGATTCGCCGCAGTACAGCGTGGCGATGGACAATTTCCGGAGGATCTTTCATGAGCCTTTCTACCGAGATTTCATTTCAGATGACATCGAATCACGCCTGAGCAATGCTGGCTTCACTGGGATCTCAGCTGAATCCCATTTCATGGTGAGGGTTTGGACTGCCAACAAGCCTTGA
- a CDS encoding arginase family protein: protein MSTIPLETELSSLYALFDVNGDGAITPAEVEQVLSSMSGIIAEQEAKVLRKFIESQGVVTREDFLHWANKQPGLGTHQLLRDLFHLVDTDGNGWLNHDELSTMVSLLGTPEASINSQELLERLDRDGNAKISVDEFLTLLEDNTRLKCSLADLKRLKKSLAQISSTAGLNGVSLVEVDCDLGAGQPGAGAGIEMLKRAVEHQQDLQKMSAGLIAEIRGEQAPTAHAASAGQSTTPHARHIKTIAGVMHDAANLVCTTLQQQCFPLVLSGDHSTAASTIAGIRRAHPQSRLGVIWIDAHADIHSPFTTPSGNMHGMPLAIACGHDNLSEARNDPDPVTRKLWKDLKQLHGLESAAIDFRDLIYVGVRDTEAAEDATLANHAIPVISIEEVRRDGSINAANRCLSHLGDVDLIYVSFDVDALDSTICKGTGTPVPGGLWANEAILLLRKLLSDPRVCCWEICEINPHLDELTTMAELSLGIFRAGLEVLGERFSSTSSSHAS, encoded by the coding sequence ATGTCAACAATCCCTCTCGAGACCGAGCTCTCCTCTCTGTACGCCCTCTTTGATGTCAATGGAGATGGGGCCATCACTCCAGCCGAAGTGGAACAGGTGCTGAGCTCCATGTCGGGGATCATCGCTGAACAGGAAGCCAAGGTCCTACGCAAGTTCATCGAGAGCCAAGGTGTCGTCACCCGAGAGGACTTCCTGCACTGGGCAAACAAGCAGCCAGGGTTGGGAACCCATCAGCTGCTGAGAGATCTGTTTCACCTGGTGGACACGGATGGGAATGGTTGGCTCAATCACGATGAGCTCTCGACAATGGTGTCGCTGCTGGGCACACCAGAAGCATCCATTAATTCCCAGGAGTTGCTGGAGAGGCTTGATCGCGATGGGAACGCAAAGATCAGCGTTGATGAGTTTTTAACCCTGCTCGAGGACAACACTCGACTCAAATGTTCTCTTGCAGACTTAAAACGTTTAAAGAAAAGCCTGGCACAGATCAGCAGCACGGCTGGGCTGAATGGAGTGAGCCTTGTGGAGGTGGACTGTGACCTGGGAGCGGGACAACCAGGCGCAGGTGCAGGCATTGAGATGCTGAAAAGGGCTGTCGAACACCAGCAAGACCTCCAAAAAATGAGCGCAGGTTTGATCGCCGAGATTCGAGGAGAGCAAGCACCAACGGCCCATGCTGCCAGCGCGGGACAGAGCACCACACCCCACGCTCGTCACATCAAAACCATCGCTGGCGTAATGCACGACGCAGCGAATTTGGTGTGCACAACTCTTCAGCAGCAGTGCTTCCCACTCGTCCTTTCCGGAGACCACTCCACCGCTGCCTCAACAATTGCGGGGATCCGTCGTGCCCATCCTCAGTCGCGGCTTGGGGTGATCTGGATTGATGCCCACGCTGATATTCATTCCCCCTTCACGACGCCTTCGGGGAACATGCATGGAATGCCCTTGGCGATCGCCTGCGGGCACGACAACCTTTCAGAAGCGAGGAATGATCCAGACCCTGTCACCCGGAAACTCTGGAAGGATCTAAAGCAACTGCACGGTCTTGAATCTGCAGCGATCGACTTCCGTGATCTGATCTATGTAGGCGTCAGAGACACCGAGGCCGCTGAGGACGCCACCTTGGCCAACCACGCCATCCCAGTCATCAGCATCGAGGAGGTGAGACGCGATGGATCCATCAACGCTGCCAATCGCTGCCTATCCCACCTTGGCGACGTGGACCTGATCTATGTGAGCTTCGATGTGGATGCGTTGGATTCAACAATCTGCAAAGGCACAGGCACCCCAGTCCCAGGAGGTCTCTGGGCAAATGAGGCCATTCTCCTGTTACGCAAGCTTCTCTCAGATCCACGCGTTTGTTGCTGGGAAATTTGTGAAATCAATCCCCACCTTGATGAGCTCACTACGATGGCCGAGCTGTCTTTGGGCATCTTCAGGGCTGGGCTGGAGGTTCTTGGAGAACGGTTCAGCTCGACATCTTCATCCCATGCAAGCTGA
- a CDS encoding GUN4 domain-containing protein: MLSGLSSSSDLSVDELLEKFSSGSARQQRSLIPAVEKAADQLALMGEGALASFDREGDEWTAGWILQILHRHQPAVLSPLCGDSGGWFVTGSECDLDYSPLQQALLEERFEEADRLTSVFLRKLAGEQAERRGYVYFSEVMPMSGLDLVTMDRLWIAYSQGRFGFTVQARLLATLNGRYDKLWPRIGWKQEGVWTRYPGAFDWSLKAPEGHMPLINQLRGVRLIDALLNHPSLVARQ; the protein is encoded by the coding sequence ATGCTTTCTGGTCTGTCTTCTTCATCCGATCTCAGCGTCGATGAGCTCCTAGAGAAATTCTCCAGTGGCTCAGCACGACAACAACGCTCCTTGATCCCAGCAGTTGAGAAAGCTGCTGATCAATTGGCTTTGATGGGTGAGGGTGCCCTCGCCTCCTTCGATCGTGAAGGAGATGAGTGGACGGCTGGTTGGATTCTTCAGATCTTGCATCGTCATCAACCAGCGGTCTTGAGCCCTCTTTGTGGTGATTCCGGAGGATGGTTTGTGACCGGTTCAGAATGCGATCTCGACTATTCCCCTCTTCAGCAGGCTCTTCTCGAAGAACGGTTTGAAGAGGCTGATCGCCTCACCAGCGTCTTCCTGCGCAAGCTGGCCGGTGAGCAGGCCGAACGGCGGGGTTATGTCTATTTCAGCGAAGTCATGCCCATGAGCGGGTTGGATCTCGTCACGATGGATCGTCTCTGGATCGCTTACTCCCAAGGCCGGTTTGGCTTCACAGTTCAAGCTCGTTTGCTGGCCACTCTCAATGGTCGTTACGACAAGCTCTGGCCTCGGATTGGTTGGAAACAGGAGGGAGTCTGGACACGCTATCCCGGTGCTTTCGATTGGTCACTGAAGGCGCCAGAGGGCCATATGCCTTTGATCAATCAGCTGAGAGGCGTTCGACTGATCGATGCATTGCTCAACCATCCGTCCCTGGTTGCTCGTCAATGA
- a CDS encoding DUF6439 family protein, which produces MSTAESRWPEHAPELAKQLHGCLSLGDRDWHRFKTDANRRSAELMAAALSQLIQGGERHDVEELTEQALRWIRRELKDPGCPHR; this is translated from the coding sequence ATGTCAACGGCTGAATCGCGCTGGCCAGAACACGCCCCTGAACTCGCGAAGCAGCTTCATGGTTGCCTGAGTCTTGGCGACCGTGACTGGCATCGCTTCAAGACCGATGCCAACCGTCGTAGCGCTGAACTGATGGCTGCTGCTCTGTCTCAACTCATCCAGGGTGGAGAGCGCCACGATGTCGAGGAACTCACAGAGCAAGCCCTGCGCTGGATCAGAAGGGAACTGAAAGACCCTGGCTGTCCGCACCGTTGA
- a CDS encoding Nif11-like leader peptide family RiPP precursor, with the protein MSEEQLNAFREKVQSDALLQGQLKVAADVEAVAAIAAENGFHLKPDNALRMLMWEFQEAELEGGD; encoded by the coding sequence ATGTCAGAAGAGCAATTAAACGCCTTCAGAGAAAAGGTCCAATCCGACGCCCTTCTACAGGGCCAGCTCAAAGTCGCGGCAGACGTCGAAGCTGTAGCTGCCATTGCAGCAGAGAACGGATTTCATCTCAAGCCAGATAACGCGTTACGGATGCTGATGTGGGAGTTTCAAGAAGCAGAATTAGAAGGTGGCGATTGA
- the psb28 gene encoding photosystem II reaction center protein Psb28 translates to MADGSKAVIQFLRGVDEPVVPDIRVTRSRDGRTGQAIFVFEQPEALAPEVMEAITGMFMLDEEGMLVTREVNGKFVNGKASALEATYTWKSEQDFERFMRFAQRYAESSGLGYSQDSGEAPASDSSNG, encoded by the coding sequence ATGGCAGACGGAAGCAAGGCAGTAATCCAGTTCCTTCGTGGCGTGGATGAACCCGTGGTTCCAGACATCCGCGTGACTCGCAGTCGTGATGGACGAACTGGACAGGCGATCTTCGTGTTTGAACAACCCGAGGCACTGGCTCCTGAAGTGATGGAAGCCATCACAGGCATGTTCATGCTCGATGAAGAGGGCATGCTCGTCACCCGTGAGGTGAACGGCAAGTTTGTGAACGGCAAAGCAAGCGCTTTGGAGGCCACATACACCTGGAAAAGCGAACAGGATTTTGAGCGTTTCATGCGCTTCGCTCAGAGGTATGCCGAGTCCTCAGGTCTTGGTTATTCCCAGGATTCAGGCGAAGCTCCTGCGAGTGACAGCTCAAACGGGTGA
- a CDS encoding AI-2E family transporter: MKLQHWFGLCAVLATGLLFWSLREVLIHLFAAIVLAMALCTLVGALRQRWNLPRPLALLVCIAGLVVMVSVGLTVIVPPFTSQFQQLILQLPSAAKALKDLLLQAFSSVSSMVYGNGSSSTWSQLLFPKGLADSPGGPALASSLTGGLLGLLGLAGNVGSGLLQLLIVFAVTLMVAVQPHAYKNVGIQLLPSFYRRRARVILNMCGDALSNWMIGVLISSVCVAVLAGIGLSLMGVKLVMANALLAGLLNVIPNVGPTLSTVFPMSVALLDAPWKALAVLGLYIFIQNMESYVITPSVMQRQVNLLPGLTLAAQLIFTVLFGPLGLLLALPLAVVLQVLIREVVVHDLLDPWKRQKLTS, translated from the coding sequence GTGAAGCTTCAACACTGGTTTGGACTTTGCGCCGTTCTGGCAACAGGACTGTTGTTCTGGAGTTTGCGTGAAGTCCTGATCCACTTGTTTGCAGCCATCGTTTTAGCAATGGCGCTGTGCACACTCGTTGGAGCACTTCGTCAGCGCTGGAACCTTCCCAGACCCTTGGCACTGCTGGTCTGCATTGCTGGTCTGGTGGTGATGGTGTCTGTGGGCTTAACCGTGATCGTGCCGCCTTTCACGAGCCAATTTCAACAACTCATTCTTCAGCTTCCATCGGCTGCCAAAGCCCTGAAAGACCTGCTTTTACAGGCTTTTTCGTCGGTTAGCTCCATGGTGTATGGCAATGGGAGTTCCAGCACTTGGAGCCAACTGCTCTTCCCTAAAGGCTTGGCGGACAGCCCAGGCGGGCCTGCGCTCGCCTCCAGCTTGACCGGAGGCTTGTTGGGACTTCTTGGCTTAGCAGGCAATGTTGGCAGTGGTCTGCTTCAGCTTCTCATCGTCTTTGCCGTCACTTTGATGGTGGCAGTCCAACCCCATGCCTACAAAAACGTTGGCATTCAGTTGTTGCCGTCCTTCTATCGAAGGCGGGCTCGCGTGATCCTCAACATGTGCGGGGACGCCCTCAGCAACTGGATGATCGGCGTGTTGATCAGTTCCGTTTGCGTTGCTGTTTTGGCTGGAATCGGACTCTCACTCATGGGAGTGAAGTTGGTGATGGCCAATGCCTTGCTGGCTGGCTTACTCAACGTGATTCCCAATGTGGGGCCTACCCTCAGCACGGTCTTTCCGATGTCCGTCGCTCTGCTCGACGCCCCTTGGAAAGCCTTAGCTGTCTTGGGGCTCTACATCTTCATTCAGAACATGGAGAGCTACGTAATCACGCCTTCCGTGATGCAGCGCCAGGTCAATTTGCTGCCAGGGCTCACCCTTGCCGCTCAATTGATCTTCACTGTTCTTTTCGGCCCGCTTGGCCTGCTGCTCGCTCTTCCCCTAGCGGTTGTGTTGCAAGTTCTCATTCGCGAAGTCGTCGTTCACGATCTTCTTGACCCCTGGAAGCGGCAGAAATTGACCTCATGA
- a CDS encoding ATP-binding protein, translating into MSSRLGSTSGSFSFNLTPSFQRTRWADFILPSTLQLSPLLELLLDPVDCDETTGRLQLGLQEALVNAVRHGNSGDPNKCLRVRRILTPQWMIWQIQDEGQGVPSHARLGELPGCIEANQGRGLFLMYQCFDDVRWSRRGNRVQLASRRPDARVASFNGADSQGLSVPF; encoded by the coding sequence ATGTCATCAAGGCTTGGATCGACTTCAGGGTCGTTCAGTTTCAATCTCACCCCCTCGTTCCAACGAACGCGCTGGGCTGACTTCATTCTTCCTTCCACACTCCAACTCTCTCCGTTGTTGGAGTTGCTCCTCGACCCCGTGGACTGTGATGAGACAACCGGTCGGCTACAGCTCGGTCTTCAGGAAGCCCTCGTTAATGCTGTTCGTCACGGGAACTCTGGCGACCCCAACAAGTGTTTGCGCGTGCGTCGCATCCTTACCCCTCAATGGATGATTTGGCAGATCCAGGATGAAGGTCAAGGAGTTCCCTCCCATGCACGTCTCGGGGAGCTTCCTGGGTGCATCGAAGCGAATCAAGGTCGTGGACTGTTTTTGATGTATCAGTGTTTTGACGATGTGCGCTGGAGTCGACGTGGAAATCGCGTCCAGCTGGCAAGTCGCCGCCCCGACGCTCGAGTGGCGTCTTTCAACGGTGCGGACAGCCAGGGTCTTTCAGTTCCCTTCTGA